Part of the Bacillus sp. THAF10 genome is shown below.
TAACAATAGTAAAAATGGCTCCATCTACTATGCCGCCATGATTCTGCATGTGGTGAAAGTCATCTTCGCTTATCGCCTGATGAGTTTCTAGCTTTCCGTCTTTTGCTGGTTGTTTAAGTGTTAAGGTATGGCTCTCACCGAGGATCCTGACGCGCAAAGCACAGCCTTTTGATTTTAAGGAGAAATCTTGTGTATCAAAATAATAGTTGACTTGTTCAAAGAAATGCTCAGGCTCGACTTTAAATGCTGAACAAAGGGAGGTAAATTCATCAAAGGTCAGCAGGTTTTTAAATTCAATTTCAAGTTCTTGGTGGCTCATACAAAACGACCTCTCTTCGTTATAATTACTTCTATTATTACGCTCATTTAAAAGATTGGCAATCCTAAACGATATTCTTTTACTACTAAAAGGCTGTTTATACATACTTTGTTGCA
Proteins encoded:
- a CDS encoding CYTH domain-containing protein, producing MSHQELEIEFKNLLTFDEFTSLCSAFKVEPEHFFEQVNYYFDTQDFSLKSKGCALRVRILGESHTLTLKQPAKDGKLETHQAISEDDFHHMQNHGGIVDGAIFTIVKEELMIDPSSFTFFGSLKTNRVEVPYQDGLLVLDESHYLDTSDFELEYEVKSYEKGKEVFQELLNAYGITVRDTKNKVARFYEAKGCSLKESGDLV